One region of Anthonomus grandis grandis chromosome 22, icAntGran1.3, whole genome shotgun sequence genomic DNA includes:
- the LOC126748863 gene encoding dual serine/threonine and tyrosine protein kinase-like isoform X1: MSELPKELKCYFRHCQSLQRLLRDTNSSLDDINDLFQLGRDVKRELLICDALEVLSRNVKKIPNLIVFGQSCHAKALFVNRLLQQVVLPYFSNQWRHITFMYGPTKSIYLTLEHEIEIVEKLNAHQDSSWVTIPEEDLKRNDTENLLDHCPSVEVVLKNKILKENFNISIPPDCQLEQLVEIISNRIEKVLPVIVYVVSEDTLSDANIQEIRKLKDIYSVPFLFVSVSSGTRVAEAMLADSTESLTESEKHLVESQRSENHLHSLREQLTRLGFLNSNQEKESDKILRKKSFCMECSLDNAVMCYKSINKDFVPFIKDLLKSKVLQMAKSISEIHNSCLKKFILCAFDMAREIQITPRRILYAQEIELKMYKDLMKITTEEQEKIMNIIQKNLQDMKSNVAEVLEGYNSSNTGQLQVSPKVATMEIQQLVLQRLRTAVATQLVQSVGCLQESFTGTLQRCLESLEKNCHDLENNLSASDAVKQIIHAAYNVDLKTPTSFSIIHNFMDRLRKLLGSLTSPWSSNSQFQCTLQWQLQVVTNIIDSLSASKLAKTISTQFQEHVKSSHETFLSAMRSLDNQLSGHLEHTEEQRIAIRKKHAPKLAKLALESTSMCDLVRWGRPKLIREIGRGQYGVVSSCEPWGGVDPCAIKSVVPPDDRHWTDLAMEFYYTRTIPEHPRIVKLRGSVIDYTYGGGSSPAVLLIMERMPRDLYCGLKTGLSWIKRLRIAIDVIEGIRYLHSQGLVHRDIKLKNVLLDNEDRAKLTDFGFCIPEAMMSGSIVGTPVHMAPELHSRRYDSSVDVYAFGILFWYICAGKVRLPTQFDQFQNKEQLWSNVRKGIRPECLPHFNQACWNLMEQCWAAEPSERPLLGHVQPQLEQIYNNAKLEANQGKFPSCSPTGCYNYYKDQDFTNYSYMNIREY, translated from the exons ATGTCTGAATTGCCAAAGGAACTGAAATGTTATTTCAGGCATTGCCAAAGTTTACAAAGACTTTTGAGAGACACAAATTCATCATTGGATGATATCAATGATTTATTTCAACTGGGGA GAGATGTTAAAAGAGAATTACTGATCTGTGATGCCTTGGAAGTATTATCACGTAATGTCAAAAAGATTCCcaatttaatagtgtttggacaATCCTGTCATGCGAAAGCTTTGTTTGTCAATCGTTTGTTACAACAAGTAGTCCTTCCTTATTTTAGCAACCAATGGAGACAT ATAACTTTTATGTATGGCCCCACAAAAAGTATTTATCTAACACTTGAACATGAAATAGAGATAGTCGAGAAGTTAAATGCTCATCAAGATTCGTCATGGGTGACAATCCCCGAAGaggatttaaaaagaaatgacaCTGAAAACTTATTAGACCACTGCCCATCAGTAGAAGTTgtcctgaaaaataaaatattaaaagaaaactttaacATAAGTATTCCTCCTGATTGTCAGTTAGAACAATTGGTTGAAATAATATCTAATAGAATTGAAAAAGTTTTGCCTGTGATAGTCTATGTGGTATCTGAAGACACGTTAAGTGATGCG AATATACAGGAGATAAGAAAATTGAAAGATATTTATTCAGTTCCATTTTTGTTTGTGAGTGTCTCATCAGGTACTCGGGTAGCAGAAGCTATGTTAGCTGATAGTACTGAATCACTTACTGAATCGGAAAAACATCTCGTTGAAAGTCAAAGGAGTGAAAATCATTTACACAGCTTGCGAGAGCAATTAACCAGATTAG GATTTCTCAATAGCAATCAAGAAAAAGAAAGTGATAAAATTCTCCGCAAAAAGTCATTTTGCATGGAATGTTCATTAGATAATGCTGTGATGTGCTATAAATCCATCAACAAAGATTTTGTTCCATTTATTAAAGACCTCTTAAAATCAAAAGTTCTTCAAATGGCCAAATCAATAAGTGAG ATTCATAATTCCTGCCTGAAAAAATTCATACTGTGTGCATTTGACATGGCAAGAGAAATACAAATTACTCCAAGACGAATTTTATATGCCCAAGAAATTGAGTTAAAAATGTATAAGGATCTTATGAAAATTACGACTGAGGAAcaagaaaaaatcatgaatatcatacaaaaaaatttgcaaGATATGAAGTCTAATGTAGCAGAAGTATTAGAAGGATATAACTCCTCAAATACCG GTCAACTCCAGGTTTCACCTAAAGTCGCAACGATGGAAATCCAACAATTAGTTTTACAAAGGCTAAGAACAGCTGTAGCTACGCAATTAGTCCAATCAGTAGGATGTTTACAGGAGAGCTTTACTGGAACCCTTCAGAGATGTTTAGAGAGCCTGGAAAAAAACTGCCatgatttagaaaataatcTGTCTGCCTCTGATGCAGTTAAGCAAATTATTCATGCTGCTTACAACGTCGACTTAAAGACTCCCACATCATTCTCTATTATTCACAACTTTATGGATAGATTGAGGAAGTTGCTAGGCTCACTTACTTCGCCTTGGTCGTCAAATAGCCAATTCCAGTGCACCCTACAGTGGCAGCTTCAAGTTGTTACTAATATTATTGATTCGCTGAGTGCTTCTAAATTGGCTAAAACAATATCAACGCAG ttTCAAGAGCATGTAAAGTCGTCACATGAAACTTTCTTGTCAGCAATGCGCAGCTTAGACAACCAGCTTTCTGGCCACCTTGAACATACTGAAGAACAAAGAATCGCCATAAGGAAAAAACACGCCCCAAAATTGGCAAAATTGGCCCTTGAGAGTACTTCGATGTGTGATTTGGTTAGATGGGGTAGACCTAAACTAATTAGGGAAATTGGACGAGGCCAGTATGGGGTAGTTTCGTCTTGCGAACCATGGGGTGGAGTTGATCCTTGTGCGATAAAGTCTGTGGTTCCTCCAGATGATCGACACTGGACTGATTTGGCAATGGAGTTTTATTACACAAG AACAATTCCTGAACACCCTCGAATAGTGAAATTAAGAGGATCTGTGATAGATTACACATACGGAGGAGGTTCTTCTCCTGCCGTTCTCCTTATAATGGAACGAATGCCTAGAGATCTCTATTGTGGTTTAAAGACTGGTCTTTCATGGATAAAAAGGTTACGTATAGCCATTGATGTCATTGAAGGTATTCGCTATTTGCATTCGCAGGGACTAGTACATCGagatattaaattgaaaaatgttttg CTGGATAATGAGGATAGGGCAAAATTAACAGATTTTGGATTTTGCATACCGGAGGCCATGATGTCTGGTAGTATAGTTGGAACACCTGTGCACATGGCTCCCGAATTACACAGTCGCCGTTACGATTCAAGTGTTGATGTTTATGCTTTCGGCATTCTCTTTTGGTACATATGTGCTGGCAAAGTAAGACTTCCAACGCAGTTTGACCAATTCCAAAATAAGGAACAATTGTGGAGTAATGTTAGGAAAG GAATAAGGCCTGAATGTTTACCACATTTTAATCAAGCCTGCTGGAATCTCATGGAACAGTGTTGGGCTGCAGAGCCTTCAGAGCGACCTCTTTTGGGCCACGTCCAGCCGCAACTGGAGCAAATTTACAATAACGCGAAGTTGGAGGCAAACCAAGGCAAGTTTCCTTCTTGTAGTCCAACTGgatgttataattattacaaaGACCAGGATTTTACAAATTATAGTTATATGAATATTAGAGAGTACTAA
- the LOC126748863 gene encoding dual serine/threonine and tyrosine protein kinase-like isoform X2: MSELPKELKCYFRHCQSLQRLLRDTNSSLDDINDLFQLGRDVKRELLICDALEVLSRNVKKIPNLIVFGQSCHAKALFVNRLLQQVVLPYFSNQWRHITFMYGPTKSIYLTLEHEIEIVEKLNAHQDSSWVTIPEEDLKRNDTENLLDHCPSVEVVLKNKILKENFNISIPPDCQLEQLVEIISNRIEKVLPVIVYVVSEDTLSDANIQEIRKLKDIYSVPFLFVSVSSGTRVAEAMLADSTESLTESEKHLVESQRSENHLHSLREQLTRLGFLNSNQEKESDKILRKKSFCMECSLDNAVMCYKSINKDFVPFIKDLLKSKVLQMAKSISEIHNSCLKKFILCAFDMAREIQITPRRILYAQEIELKMYKDLMKITTEEQEKIMNIIQKNLQDMKSNVAEVLEGYNSSNTGQLQVSPKVATMEIQQLVLQRLRTAVATQLVQSVGCLQESFTGTLQRCLESLEKNCHDLENNLSASDAVKQIIHAAYNVDLKTPTSFSIIHNFMDRLRKLLGSLTSPWSSNSQFQCTLQWQLQVVTNIIDSLSASKLAKTISTQFQEHVKSSHETFLSAMRSLDNQLSGHLEHTEEQRIAIRKKHAPKLAKLALESTSMCDLVRWGRPKLIREIGRGQYGVVSSCEPWGGVDPCAIKSVVPPDDRHWTDLAMEFYYTRTIPEHPRIVKLRGSVIDYTYGGGSSPAVLLIMERMPRDLYCGLKTGLSWIKRLRIAIDVIEGIRYLHSQGLVHRDIKLKNVLLDNEDRAKLTDFGFCIPEAMMSGSIVGTPVHMAPELHSRRYDSSVDVYAFGILFWYICAGKVRLPTQFDQFQNKEQLWSNVRKGIRPECLPHFNQACWNLMEQCWAAEPSERPLLGHVQPQLEQIYNNAKLEANQDALSEEDVKLGYQQFNLCKNQI, translated from the exons ATGTCTGAATTGCCAAAGGAACTGAAATGTTATTTCAGGCATTGCCAAAGTTTACAAAGACTTTTGAGAGACACAAATTCATCATTGGATGATATCAATGATTTATTTCAACTGGGGA GAGATGTTAAAAGAGAATTACTGATCTGTGATGCCTTGGAAGTATTATCACGTAATGTCAAAAAGATTCCcaatttaatagtgtttggacaATCCTGTCATGCGAAAGCTTTGTTTGTCAATCGTTTGTTACAACAAGTAGTCCTTCCTTATTTTAGCAACCAATGGAGACAT ATAACTTTTATGTATGGCCCCACAAAAAGTATTTATCTAACACTTGAACATGAAATAGAGATAGTCGAGAAGTTAAATGCTCATCAAGATTCGTCATGGGTGACAATCCCCGAAGaggatttaaaaagaaatgacaCTGAAAACTTATTAGACCACTGCCCATCAGTAGAAGTTgtcctgaaaaataaaatattaaaagaaaactttaacATAAGTATTCCTCCTGATTGTCAGTTAGAACAATTGGTTGAAATAATATCTAATAGAATTGAAAAAGTTTTGCCTGTGATAGTCTATGTGGTATCTGAAGACACGTTAAGTGATGCG AATATACAGGAGATAAGAAAATTGAAAGATATTTATTCAGTTCCATTTTTGTTTGTGAGTGTCTCATCAGGTACTCGGGTAGCAGAAGCTATGTTAGCTGATAGTACTGAATCACTTACTGAATCGGAAAAACATCTCGTTGAAAGTCAAAGGAGTGAAAATCATTTACACAGCTTGCGAGAGCAATTAACCAGATTAG GATTTCTCAATAGCAATCAAGAAAAAGAAAGTGATAAAATTCTCCGCAAAAAGTCATTTTGCATGGAATGTTCATTAGATAATGCTGTGATGTGCTATAAATCCATCAACAAAGATTTTGTTCCATTTATTAAAGACCTCTTAAAATCAAAAGTTCTTCAAATGGCCAAATCAATAAGTGAG ATTCATAATTCCTGCCTGAAAAAATTCATACTGTGTGCATTTGACATGGCAAGAGAAATACAAATTACTCCAAGACGAATTTTATATGCCCAAGAAATTGAGTTAAAAATGTATAAGGATCTTATGAAAATTACGACTGAGGAAcaagaaaaaatcatgaatatcatacaaaaaaatttgcaaGATATGAAGTCTAATGTAGCAGAAGTATTAGAAGGATATAACTCCTCAAATACCG GTCAACTCCAGGTTTCACCTAAAGTCGCAACGATGGAAATCCAACAATTAGTTTTACAAAGGCTAAGAACAGCTGTAGCTACGCAATTAGTCCAATCAGTAGGATGTTTACAGGAGAGCTTTACTGGAACCCTTCAGAGATGTTTAGAGAGCCTGGAAAAAAACTGCCatgatttagaaaataatcTGTCTGCCTCTGATGCAGTTAAGCAAATTATTCATGCTGCTTACAACGTCGACTTAAAGACTCCCACATCATTCTCTATTATTCACAACTTTATGGATAGATTGAGGAAGTTGCTAGGCTCACTTACTTCGCCTTGGTCGTCAAATAGCCAATTCCAGTGCACCCTACAGTGGCAGCTTCAAGTTGTTACTAATATTATTGATTCGCTGAGTGCTTCTAAATTGGCTAAAACAATATCAACGCAG ttTCAAGAGCATGTAAAGTCGTCACATGAAACTTTCTTGTCAGCAATGCGCAGCTTAGACAACCAGCTTTCTGGCCACCTTGAACATACTGAAGAACAAAGAATCGCCATAAGGAAAAAACACGCCCCAAAATTGGCAAAATTGGCCCTTGAGAGTACTTCGATGTGTGATTTGGTTAGATGGGGTAGACCTAAACTAATTAGGGAAATTGGACGAGGCCAGTATGGGGTAGTTTCGTCTTGCGAACCATGGGGTGGAGTTGATCCTTGTGCGATAAAGTCTGTGGTTCCTCCAGATGATCGACACTGGACTGATTTGGCAATGGAGTTTTATTACACAAG AACAATTCCTGAACACCCTCGAATAGTGAAATTAAGAGGATCTGTGATAGATTACACATACGGAGGAGGTTCTTCTCCTGCCGTTCTCCTTATAATGGAACGAATGCCTAGAGATCTCTATTGTGGTTTAAAGACTGGTCTTTCATGGATAAAAAGGTTACGTATAGCCATTGATGTCATTGAAGGTATTCGCTATTTGCATTCGCAGGGACTAGTACATCGagatattaaattgaaaaatgttttg CTGGATAATGAGGATAGGGCAAAATTAACAGATTTTGGATTTTGCATACCGGAGGCCATGATGTCTGGTAGTATAGTTGGAACACCTGTGCACATGGCTCCCGAATTACACAGTCGCCGTTACGATTCAAGTGTTGATGTTTATGCTTTCGGCATTCTCTTTTGGTACATATGTGCTGGCAAAGTAAGACTTCCAACGCAGTTTGACCAATTCCAAAATAAGGAACAATTGTGGAGTAATGTTAGGAAAG GAATAAGGCCTGAATGTTTACCACATTTTAATCAAGCCTGCTGGAATCTCATGGAACAGTGTTGGGCTGCAGAGCCTTCAGAGCGACCTCTTTTGGGCCACGTCCAGCCGCAACTGGAGCAAATTTACAATAACGCGAAGTTGGAGGCAAACCAAG ATGCCTTATCAGAGGAGGATGTGAAATTAGGTTATCAACagtttaatttatgtaaaaaccaaatttaa